A stretch of Rhodoferax potami DNA encodes these proteins:
- a CDS encoding vWA domain-containing protein: MLLDFFYTLRSAKLPVSVKEYLTLLEALQKGVVGPNSHPADGEGEASGYSIDDFYFLARTTLVKDEKHYDKFDRAFGAYFKGIEQVSDFTKDIPAEWLRKNLEKFLTPEEQAKLQAMGWNELMETLKKRLEEQKERHEGGSKWIGTGGTSPFGAYGQNPQGIRIGQDKSRNRSAVKVWDQRAYKDYDDTQELGTRNIKVALRRLRKFAREGHEDELDLDETISKTAANAGFLDIKMRPERHNNVKVLLLMDVGGTMDDHIQRVEELFSAAKTEFKHLEFYYFHNCVYDFMWKNNRRRFAEKFDTWDIIRKYNKDYKLIFVGDATMSPYEILQPGGSVEYNNEEPGAEWLQRLMNAFPKFAWINPEPQGVWQYRQSIAVIQQLVQNKMYPLTLKGLEEAMRQLTK, from the coding sequence ATGCTGCTGGACTTCTTCTACACCCTGCGCTCCGCCAAGCTACCCGTCTCGGTCAAGGAATACCTGACCCTGCTCGAGGCGCTGCAAAAAGGAGTGGTAGGGCCGAACTCGCATCCGGCGGATGGTGAGGGCGAGGCCAGCGGCTACAGCATTGACGACTTCTACTTTCTGGCCCGCACCACACTGGTGAAGGACGAGAAGCACTACGACAAGTTCGACCGGGCCTTCGGGGCTTACTTTAAAGGTATCGAGCAGGTCAGCGATTTCACCAAAGACATTCCAGCCGAATGGCTGCGCAAAAACCTCGAGAAGTTTTTGACGCCTGAAGAGCAAGCCAAGCTGCAGGCCATGGGCTGGAACGAGCTGATGGAGACGCTCAAGAAGCGCCTCGAAGAACAAAAAGAACGCCACGAGGGTGGCAGCAAGTGGATTGGCACGGGCGGCACATCCCCTTTTGGCGCTTACGGACAGAACCCGCAAGGCATTCGCATCGGGCAGGACAAGAGCCGCAACCGCAGCGCCGTGAAGGTCTGGGACCAGCGCGCCTACAAAGACTACGACGACACCCAGGAACTCGGCACCCGCAACATCAAGGTGGCGCTGCGCCGTCTGCGCAAATTTGCCCGCGAAGGCCATGAAGACGAGCTGGACCTGGACGAGACCATCAGCAAGACTGCGGCCAACGCCGGCTTCCTCGATATCAAGATGCGCCCGGAACGGCACAACAACGTCAAGGTGCTGCTACTGATGGACGTGGGCGGCACCATGGACGACCACATCCAGCGAGTGGAAGAGCTGTTCAGCGCGGCCAAGACCGAGTTCAAGCACCTGGAGTTTTATTACTTCCACAACTGCGTCTATGACTTCATGTGGAAGAACAACCGCCGTCGCTTTGCTGAGAAGTTTGATACTTGGGACATCATCCGCAAGTACAACAAGGACTACAAACTGATCTTTGTGGGCGACGCGACCATGAGCCCCTACGAAATTTTGCAGCCCGGCGGCAGCGTGGAGTACAACAATGAAGAGCCCGGAGCCGAATGGCTGCAGCGGCTGATGAACGCCTTCCCCAAGTTTGCCTGGATCAACCCTGAGCCCCAAGGCGTCTGGCAGTACCGCCAGAGCATCGCGGTCATCCAGCAGCTGGTGCAAAACAAGATGTACCCCCTCACCCTCAAAGGCCTGGAAGAGGCCATGCGGCAGCTGACCAAGTAG
- a CDS encoding glycosyltransferase family 4 protein yields MKTSDDLLIESFAPQLSSLRIAVVTETFPPEVNGVAMTLGWLVNGMLQKGHSVQVVRPRQPREQAGLQHEGLDEVLSKGVPLPAYGELRFGMPSKSRLIKLWGERRPDIVHVVTEGPLGWSAVAAARKLQLPITSSFHTNFQSYSQHYGIGLLKTPIESYLRKLHNRTQATMVPTRSLVQDLTARGYENVTLLSRGVALEQFGPQHRSDALRRQWGVQGDEPVILLVGRLAKEKNVGLVVAAFRAIKARVPNVKLVFVGDGPLRKALTEACPEATFAGVQKGGDLAAHYASADLFLFPSMTETYGNVVPEALASGLAVVSYDCAAALELIESGDNGVLVPTGDDVSFVNAAVQMAVDPERIARFRAAAAKAVADRSWDAVADTFLNTLRSVLERHGRPFASAAASRASASGLPAKERLAHSHPRPLL; encoded by the coding sequence GTGAAAACCTCCGACGACCTCCTCATCGAGTCCTTCGCTCCGCAGCTCTCCAGTTTGCGGATTGCCGTCGTGACAGAAACCTTCCCCCCTGAAGTCAATGGCGTGGCCATGACGCTGGGGTGGCTTGTCAACGGCATGCTGCAAAAAGGCCACTCAGTGCAGGTGGTGCGACCGCGCCAGCCGCGCGAGCAAGCTGGATTGCAGCATGAGGGGCTGGATGAAGTGCTTTCCAAAGGCGTGCCTTTGCCGGCTTACGGTGAGCTGCGATTTGGCATGCCCTCCAAAAGCCGTCTGATCAAGCTCTGGGGGGAACGCCGACCCGACATCGTGCACGTGGTCACCGAAGGGCCGTTGGGTTGGTCTGCGGTAGCGGCAGCGCGCAAGTTGCAGCTGCCGATCACCAGCTCGTTTCACACCAATTTTCAGAGCTATTCGCAGCACTACGGCATTGGCCTCCTAAAGACGCCGATCGAGTCTTACCTGCGCAAGCTGCACAACCGCACCCAAGCCACCATGGTGCCCACCCGCAGCCTAGTGCAAGACTTGACCGCACGAGGCTACGAGAACGTGACGCTGCTGTCGCGCGGCGTTGCGCTGGAGCAGTTCGGCCCGCAACACCGATCGGATGCGCTGCGCCGCCAATGGGGCGTGCAGGGCGATGAGCCCGTCATCCTGCTGGTGGGGCGCTTGGCCAAAGAGAAAAACGTGGGCTTAGTGGTGGCTGCGTTCCGCGCCATCAAGGCCCGTGTGCCGAATGTGAAGCTGGTGTTTGTGGGCGATGGCCCTCTGCGCAAGGCGCTGACCGAGGCGTGCCCGGAAGCCACCTTTGCCGGTGTGCAAAAGGGCGGCGACCTTGCTGCGCACTATGCGTCGGCGGACCTGTTTTTGTTCCCGAGCATGACAGAGACCTACGGCAACGTGGTGCCCGAAGCATTGGCCAGCGGGCTAGCGGTGGTGTCGTACGACTGTGCCGCAGCGCTGGAGTTGATTGAAAGTGGTGACAACGGGGTGTTGGTGCCCACAGGCGACGACGTGTCTTTCGTCAATGCCGCAGTGCAAATGGCGGTGGACCCTGAACGCATCGCGCGCTTCCGTGCGGCGGCTGCCAAGGCCGTGGCCGACCGCAGCTGGGATGCGGTGGCCGATACCTTCTTGAACACCTTGCGCTCGGTGCTGGAGCGCCACGGCAGACCTTTTGCGTCGGCCGCAGCGAGCAGGGCAAGCGCCTCAGGATTGCCAGCGAAGGAGCGGCTGGCCCATTCGCACCCGCGACCCTTGCTCTAA
- a CDS encoding c-type cytochrome: protein MNKLLLSLSAALVASVTVFAAHAEGVQGDVKAGAKKNAMCIGCHGIVGYQSSFPEIHKVPKISGQTGQYIAASLNAYKKGERKHPSMKGIAASLTDQDIADLAAYYEASGVVAGAPALGKAAAASEKVNALLTKGNCASCHGESLSKPIDPTYPKIAGQHSDYLFVALKAYKVEGNANIGRGNAIMGGIAKQFSNAELKELANYVGSLPSDLQVVPQNRFK from the coding sequence ATGAACAAACTTCTCTTGTCGCTGTCCGCCGCGCTTGTCGCTTCTGTGACCGTTTTCGCTGCTCATGCTGAGGGTGTGCAGGGTGATGTGAAGGCGGGAGCCAAAAAGAACGCCATGTGTATTGGCTGCCATGGCATCGTGGGTTACCAGTCCAGCTTCCCTGAAATCCACAAGGTCCCCAAGATTTCCGGGCAAACCGGCCAGTACATTGCGGCCTCGTTGAATGCCTACAAGAAGGGCGAGCGCAAGCATCCCTCCATGAAGGGTATCGCGGCCTCCTTGACCGACCAAGACATCGCGGACTTGGCGGCTTATTACGAAGCCAGTGGTGTGGTGGCCGGTGCCCCTGCACTGGGCAAAGCGGCTGCAGCCTCTGAAAAGGTCAACGCACTGCTGACCAAAGGCAACTGCGCCTCCTGCCACGGCGAGTCTTTGAGCAAGCCTATCGACCCGACTTACCCCAAAATTGCCGGCCAGCACAGCGATTACCTGTTTGTTGCGCTCAAGGCTTACAAAGTTGAAGGCAACGCCAACATCGGTCGTGGCAACGCGATCATGGGTGGTATTGCCAAGCAGTTCAGCAACGCTGAACTCAAAGAGCTGGCGAATTACGTGGGCTCCTTGCCCTCCGATTTGCAAGTGGTGCCGCAAAACCGATTCAAGTAA
- a CDS encoding lysophospholipid acyltransferase family protein, protein MRQLKALWRISRVLLHVLAGAWRIRTVFPRLTQPERDAEVQAWAQAMLARLAIKLVVNGTPPAGGPVLLAANHISWLDIVVIHAARHCRFISKADIQHWPVVGTLATGAGTLYIERESRRDAMRVVHHMAERLSAGDVLAVFPEGTTGDGTHVLPFHANLLQAAIAVNAPIQPVALQFADDQGQQSFAPCYIGDDTLLGSLWRTLCSDGIQAVVTFGTPQTADGRDRRTWSAAVREDIIALRQR, encoded by the coding sequence ATGCGCCAACTCAAAGCCTTGTGGCGAATCAGCCGAGTTCTCCTGCACGTGCTGGCGGGCGCATGGCGCATTCGCACGGTGTTCCCCCGCCTGACGCAGCCTGAGCGTGATGCAGAAGTTCAGGCCTGGGCCCAGGCCATGCTTGCGCGGCTAGCTATCAAATTGGTAGTAAACGGCACGCCACCCGCAGGCGGTCCGGTGCTGCTGGCGGCTAACCATATCTCCTGGTTGGATATCGTGGTCATCCATGCGGCGCGGCATTGCCGCTTTATCTCCAAGGCCGATATTCAGCATTGGCCCGTGGTGGGCACGCTGGCGACCGGTGCCGGCACGCTGTATATCGAGCGCGAATCCCGCCGCGACGCCATGCGCGTGGTGCACCACATGGCCGAGCGCTTGAGCGCAGGCGATGTGCTGGCCGTGTTCCCCGAAGGCACCACCGGCGACGGCACCCATGTGCTGCCTTTTCATGCGAACCTGCTGCAGGCGGCTATTGCGGTGAATGCGCCCATCCAACCGGTGGCCCTGCAGTTTGCCGACGACCAAGGCCAGCAAAGCTTTGCCCCTTGCTACATCGGAGACGACACCCTGCTCGGTTCCCTCTGGCGCACGTTGTGCAGCGACGGCATTCAGGCGGTGGTGACGTTTGGAACTCCGCAAACCGCCGACGGGCGCGACCGCAGGACGTGGTCGGCCGCTGTGCGGGAAGACATCATTGCGCTGCGTCAGCGCTGA
- the asd gene encoding archaetidylserine decarboxylase (Phosphatidylserine decarboxylase is synthesized as a single chain precursor. Generation of the pyruvoyl active site from a Ser is coupled to cleavage of a Gly-Ser bond between the larger (beta) and smaller (alpha chains). It is an integral membrane protein.) — MQLRAQIQKILSQEDLNFMLTNRIPRQALTRFLGWFSKIEQPLVRDASIGIWKFFSDLDLREAKKQRFSSMHDCFTRELKDGARPVAQDVDAMTSPVDAIVGASGPIEGTRVFQAKGFPYTLEDLLGPDADVSEWRDGSFVTLRLTSSMYHRFHAPHHCTVDEVRYFSGDTWNVNPIALKRVEKLFCKNERAFIGTRLNGPGPLQGQRVALVPVAAVLVASIRLHFLDVLLHLKYTGPKKIACNASFERGQEMGWFQHGSTVIVLAPKGFVLDAGLEQGSRVRMGQPLLRWQS, encoded by the coding sequence ATGCAACTACGTGCACAGATTCAAAAAATCCTCAGCCAGGAAGACCTGAACTTCATGCTGACCAACCGCATTCCGCGCCAGGCGCTCACCCGCTTTCTGGGGTGGTTCAGCAAGATCGAGCAGCCGCTGGTGCGGGATGCCTCGATCGGTATCTGGAAGTTCTTTAGCGACCTGGACTTGCGCGAAGCCAAAAAACAGCGCTTTTCCAGCATGCACGACTGCTTCACCCGCGAACTCAAAGACGGCGCACGACCCGTGGCACAAGATGTGGATGCCATGACCAGCCCGGTCGATGCCATCGTGGGCGCGAGCGGCCCCATTGAAGGCACCCGCGTGTTCCAGGCCAAAGGCTTCCCGTACACCCTGGAAGACCTGTTGGGCCCGGACGCAGACGTCAGCGAATGGCGTGACGGCAGCTTTGTCACCCTGCGCCTCACATCCAGCATGTACCACCGCTTCCACGCCCCCCACCACTGCACCGTGGACGAAGTGCGCTACTTCTCGGGCGACACCTGGAACGTGAACCCGATTGCCCTCAAGCGGGTGGAAAAACTGTTCTGTAAAAACGAGCGCGCCTTCATCGGAACCCGGCTGAACGGCCCGGGCCCGCTGCAGGGGCAACGCGTGGCATTGGTGCCGGTGGCTGCGGTGCTGGTAGCCAGCATCCGGCTGCACTTTCTGGATGTGTTGCTTCACCTGAAGTACACCGGCCCCAAAAAGATCGCCTGTAACGCAAGCTTTGAGCGCGGGCAGGAAATGGGCTGGTTTCAGCATGGCTCCACCGTGATCGTGCTGGCGCCCAAAGGCTTTGTGCTCGACGCAGGCTTAGAGCAAGGGTCGCGGGTGCGAATGGGCCAGCCGCTCCTTCGCTGGCAATCCTGA
- a CDS encoding aminotransferase class III-fold pyridoxal phosphate-dependent enzyme, producing the protein MNESLELQTLLLAGVGTAAAIAALRKLKARAELSLAKHRSLAGHPRNARLLASLLPNYSYDEQQVFAVDGAPVDVVARRKAAFAALVQGIAQRYPKTLEAGASVIDGLSDMQFVSAYRVPYQFKSMVKQGLKIGSFLQSSSGVTVTDLDGNVFIDLTGSYGVNLMGNDFYKECIDEGAAIARDLGPVLGAYHPIMVDNVQRLRKASGMDEMSFHMSGTEAVMQAVRLARYHTGRKKLVRFCGSYHGWWGDVQPGIGNPMTAKDTFTLSEMGEGTLRVLRKRRDIACILINPLQALHPNMPAPSDGSLLDGSRKAGFDKAAYAAWLQTLRTICDERGIALIFDEVFVGFRLAPGGAQEYFGVRADMVTYGKTLGGGLPIGVLCGKREWMRRFRDEAPADICFARGTFNSHPYVMGAMNAFMRRLETPEVQALYTDLDGVWNRRASQLNHAMEAAGLPVRVANLSTIWTVTYTQPGCYHWLFQHYLRLQGLALSWVGTGRMIFSLNFSDADFEEVTRRFVAAGQAMQQDGWWWTDGAQTHKVIKRRILREMLAAKF; encoded by the coding sequence GTGAATGAATCTCTAGAACTCCAAACCCTGCTGTTGGCCGGCGTGGGCACGGCGGCGGCCATAGCGGCTTTGCGCAAATTGAAGGCGCGTGCCGAGCTCTCGCTGGCCAAGCACCGCTCGCTGGCAGGCCATCCGCGTAATGCGCGTTTGCTGGCTTCTTTGCTGCCCAACTACAGCTACGACGAGCAGCAGGTTTTCGCCGTAGACGGCGCACCAGTCGATGTGGTGGCACGCCGCAAGGCAGCATTTGCCGCACTGGTGCAAGGTATTGCACAGCGTTACCCCAAGACCTTGGAGGCGGGCGCCTCGGTGATCGATGGCTTGTCGGACATGCAGTTCGTCAGTGCCTACCGCGTGCCTTACCAGTTCAAGTCCATGGTCAAGCAGGGCTTGAAGATCGGCTCGTTTTTGCAGTCGTCTTCCGGCGTCACCGTGACCGATCTGGACGGCAATGTGTTCATCGACCTCACCGGCTCGTATGGAGTGAACCTGATGGGCAATGACTTTTACAAGGAGTGCATTGACGAAGGTGCAGCCATCGCCCGCGACCTGGGTCCGGTGCTGGGGGCTTACCACCCGATCATGGTGGACAACGTGCAGCGCCTGCGCAAAGCCTCGGGCATGGACGAGATGTCTTTCCACATGTCCGGCACCGAAGCGGTGATGCAAGCGGTGCGCCTGGCCCGCTACCACACCGGCCGCAAGAAGCTGGTGCGCTTTTGCGGTTCCTACCATGGCTGGTGGGGTGATGTGCAGCCCGGCATCGGCAACCCGATGACGGCCAAAGATACCTTTACCTTGTCTGAAATGGGCGAGGGCACTCTGCGCGTGCTGCGTAAGCGCCGCGACATTGCCTGCATCTTGATCAACCCCTTGCAGGCCCTGCACCCCAATATGCCGGCGCCCAGCGACGGCTCTTTGCTGGACGGTTCGCGCAAAGCCGGGTTCGACAAAGCGGCCTACGCCGCGTGGCTGCAAACCCTGCGCACCATTTGCGATGAGCGCGGTATTGCGTTGATCTTTGACGAGGTGTTTGTCGGCTTCCGCCTGGCGCCCGGTGGCGCACAGGAATACTTCGGCGTGCGTGCCGATATGGTGACCTACGGTAAAACACTGGGTGGCGGGCTGCCCATCGGCGTGTTGTGCGGCAAGCGCGAATGGATGCGCCGCTTCCGCGATGAAGCACCCGCAGATATCTGCTTTGCCCGCGGCACGTTCAATTCGCACCCCTATGTGATGGGCGCCATGAATGCCTTTATGCGCAGGCTCGAAACACCCGAGGTACAAGCGCTCTACACCGATCTGGACGGTGTCTGGAACCGCCGCGCATCGCAGCTTAACCATGCCATGGAGGCGGCGGGTCTGCCGGTGCGCGTGGCCAACCTGTCGACCATTTGGACCGTGACCTACACGCAGCCCGGCTGCTACCACTGGTTGTTTCAGCACTATTTGCGTTTGCAAGGGCTGGCCTTGAGCTGGGTGGGAACCGGTCGCATGATCTTCAGCTTGAATTTCAGCGATGCGGACTTTGAGGAGGTAACCCGCCGGTTTGTGGCGGCAGGCCAGGCGATGCAGCAGGATGGTTGGTGGTGGACCGATGGCGCCCAGACGCACAAGGTCATCAAGCGCCGCATCCTGCGGGAGATGCTGGCCGCCAAGTTCTGA
- a CDS encoding AAA family ATPase, with protein MKFTGTSNYVATQDLMLSVNAAITLQRPLLVKGEPGTGKTMLAEEVSDALGMPLLQWHIKSTTKAQQGLYEYDAVSRLRDSQLSDVDGGERVKDINNYIIKGVLWQAFTADQPVALLIDEIDKADIEFPNDLLREIDRMEFYCYETRQLIKAKHRPLVFITSNNEKELPDAFLRRCFFHYIKFPDAATMQSIVDVHFPGLKKELVSAAMKTFFEVRNLPGLKKKPSTSELLDWLKLLLAEDIPAEALQSKDDKMAMPPLVGALLKNEQDVTLFEKLMFMQRHNR; from the coding sequence ATGAAATTCACCGGTACCTCCAACTACGTTGCCACCCAGGACCTGATGCTGTCGGTCAACGCCGCCATCACCCTGCAGCGCCCCTTGCTCGTCAAGGGCGAGCCCGGAACCGGCAAAACCATGCTGGCCGAAGAGGTGTCTGATGCCTTGGGCATGCCCTTGCTGCAGTGGCACATCAAGTCCACCACCAAGGCCCAGCAGGGCCTGTATGAGTACGACGCCGTGAGCCGCCTGCGCGACTCGCAGCTCTCGGATGTGGATGGCGGTGAGCGCGTCAAAGACATCAACAACTACATCATCAAGGGCGTGCTGTGGCAGGCCTTCACCGCCGACCAACCCGTGGCGCTGCTGATTGACGAAATCGACAAGGCCGACATCGAATTCCCCAACGACCTGTTGCGCGAAATCGACCGCATGGAGTTTTACTGCTACGAAACACGCCAGCTCATCAAGGCCAAGCACCGGCCGCTGGTGTTCATCACCTCTAACAACGAAAAAGAGCTGCCCGACGCGTTTTTGCGCCGCTGCTTCTTCCACTACATCAAGTTCCCGGACGCGGCCACCATGCAGAGCATTGTGGATGTGCACTTCCCCGGCCTGAAAAAAGAGCTGGTCAGCGCCGCCATGAAAACCTTCTTCGAGGTGCGCAACCTGCCGGGCCTCAAGAAAAAACCGTCCACCAGCGAACTGCTGGACTGGCTCAAGCTGCTGCTGGCTGAAGACATTCCGGCCGAAGCCCTGCAAAGCAAAGACGACAAAATGGCTATGCCCCCGCTGGTGGGTGCGCTGCTGAAAAACGAACAAGACGTCACGCTGTTTGAAAAGCTGATGTTCATGCAACGCCACAACCGCTGA
- a CDS encoding DUF1841 family protein yields MFNPSQEDVRRFFCSTYAKAKAGQSLEAIEIIASQWMDEHPEYREDFANLDTALATVYEATEGRTNPFLHLSMHLSISEQCSIDQPRGIRQAVELLTHKRNSLHQAHHETMECLGTMLWESQRAGRPPDGNAYIDCVQRHATKD; encoded by the coding sequence CGTCGATTTTTCTGCTCCACCTACGCCAAAGCCAAGGCGGGCCAATCACTTGAAGCTATCGAAATCATAGCGTCGCAATGGATGGACGAGCACCCCGAGTACCGCGAAGACTTTGCCAACCTGGACACCGCGCTGGCCACGGTGTATGAGGCAACCGAAGGGCGCACCAACCCCTTTTTGCACTTGAGCATGCATTTGTCGATCAGCGAGCAGTGCAGCATCGATCAGCCGCGGGGCATACGGCAGGCGGTGGAGCTGCTGACCCACAAGCGGAACTCTTTGCACCAGGCCCATCACGAAACCATGGAGTGCCTGGGCACCATGCTCTGGGAAAGCCAGCGGGCCGGCCGGCCACCCGACGGCAATGCCTATATTGACTGCGTGCAGCGCCACGCCACCAAAGACTGA
- a CDS encoding GNAT family N-acetyltransferase, giving the protein MAFVEPVILSARGITLLPLALEHEAGLRLAAADGELWNIRVTSVPEPENTRKYIEDALAMREAGNRFAFAVTETATGKVLGCSSYHDIVPAVKRVEIGWTWYAKSSQRSHVNTTAKLLLLTHAFETLGCHVVGWRTDNFNFASQAAIERLGAKKDGVIRGHALRRDGTIRDTVMYSLRCGEWPEVKAQLLYLLDKPRT; this is encoded by the coding sequence ATGGCATTCGTCGAACCCGTCATCCTGAGTGCCCGAGGCATCACTTTGCTTCCGCTGGCGCTGGAGCACGAAGCGGGCTTGCGCCTTGCCGCGGCCGACGGCGAGCTCTGGAATATCCGCGTGACCTCGGTCCCCGAGCCGGAAAACACCCGCAAATACATCGAAGACGCGCTCGCCATGCGCGAAGCTGGCAACCGCTTTGCCTTCGCCGTCACCGAAACGGCCACTGGCAAGGTGCTGGGCTGCAGCAGCTACCACGACATCGTGCCGGCAGTGAAGCGCGTCGAAATCGGCTGGACCTGGTACGCCAAAAGCAGCCAGCGCAGCCACGTCAACACCACCGCCAAGCTACTGCTGCTGACCCACGCTTTCGAGACTTTGGGCTGTCATGTGGTGGGCTGGCGCACCGACAACTTCAATTTCGCGTCCCAAGCAGCCATCGAGCGCTTGGGCGCAAAAAAGGACGGCGTGATCCGTGGCCACGCCCTGCGCCGCGACGGCACCATCCGCGACACCGTGATGTACAGCCTGCGCTGCGGCGAATGGCCTGAAGTGAAGGCACAGCTCTTGTACCTGTTGGACAAACCGCGCACCTGA
- the lplT gene encoding lysophospholipid transporter LplT — protein sequence MPNSSRPMPRAFYLLLGVQFLSTLADNAFLIVAIARVMELAEADWRIPMLKIGFTVFYVVLAPFVGPASDAFRKGRVMVLSNAFKVIAMLLLLQGVDPLLAIAVAGWGAALYAPAKYGLMTELLPPAALVRANGFFEGATVCAVILGTVLGGLLISPLLLAWQPAEGSAYAGGMVVLLLLNSIAMVVCLWIPDSGARYDAHSIHPRTLVLRFWRENLVLWRDKVGGMSMAVTTLLWGVGATLQLVVLRWAHEAFGLPLDQAAYLQGVTALGVVVGAIAASRFVVLERAVHLLPLGLLLGVVIPMMLWVQSIYAAAVLMIVVGAMAGFFVVPMNALLQHRGYTLLTAGRSIAVQGFNENAGMLVMLVVYAGVTALNLPLHTLIWGFGIMVVVGMALVCGLYRGQWWPLRVA from the coding sequence ATGCCGAACTCCAGTCGCCCCATGCCCCGAGCGTTCTACTTGTTGTTGGGTGTTCAATTTCTCTCCACCCTTGCGGACAACGCGTTTTTGATTGTGGCGATCGCCCGGGTGATGGAGTTGGCAGAGGCGGATTGGCGGATACCAATGCTCAAAATCGGGTTCACCGTGTTTTATGTGGTGTTGGCACCATTTGTGGGGCCCGCGTCAGATGCATTCCGCAAGGGGCGGGTGATGGTGTTGTCCAACGCATTCAAGGTCATTGCCATGTTGCTGTTGTTGCAGGGGGTGGATCCTCTGCTGGCCATTGCGGTGGCAGGGTGGGGTGCCGCTCTTTATGCGCCGGCGAAATACGGGCTGATGACCGAGTTGCTGCCGCCCGCAGCGCTGGTGCGTGCGAATGGATTTTTTGAAGGGGCCACGGTGTGTGCCGTTATTTTGGGCACGGTTCTGGGGGGACTCTTGATCAGTCCCCTGTTGCTAGCCTGGCAGCCCGCTGAGGGCAGTGCTTACGCGGGGGGCATGGTGGTCTTGCTGCTGTTGAACAGCATCGCCATGGTGGTGTGCCTCTGGATCCCCGATAGCGGCGCCCGCTACGACGCCCATTCGATTCACCCGCGTACGTTGGTGTTGCGGTTCTGGCGCGAAAACCTGGTGCTCTGGCGCGACAAGGTCGGGGGCATGTCCATGGCGGTGACCACCTTGTTGTGGGGCGTCGGCGCCACGCTGCAACTGGTCGTGTTGCGTTGGGCGCACGAGGCGTTTGGCCTGCCTCTGGATCAAGCCGCCTACCTGCAGGGGGTAACCGCTCTGGGTGTCGTGGTCGGCGCCATCGCTGCGAGCCGATTTGTGGTGCTGGAGCGGGCTGTCCATCTGTTGCCGCTGGGGCTGTTGCTGGGTGTTGTGATACCGATGATGCTGTGGGTGCAGTCGATTTATGCCGCCGCGGTGCTGATGATCGTGGTGGGCGCTATGGCTGGGTTTTTTGTAGTCCCCATGAACGCGCTGCTGCAGCATCGGGGTTACACCTTGCTCACAGCGGGGCGCTCGATTGCGGTGCAGGGTTTCAACGAAAACGCAGGCATGCTGGTCATGCTGGTGGTTTACGCCGGTGTCACTGCGCTCAACCTGCCTTTGCACACCTTGATATGGGGCTTTGGCATCATGGTGGTTGTGGGGATGGCGCTGGTGTGTGGGCTCTACCGCGGGCAATGGTGGCCGCTGCGGGTGGCGTGA